From a single Osmerus mordax isolate fOsmMor3 chromosome 14, fOsmMor3.pri, whole genome shotgun sequence genomic region:
- the fam136a gene encoding protein FAM136A, which produces MAEAHQARVQSVIEDMVQKLERDHIRKMQGRMFKCSAECCEHSTDSMSQVHHCIDRCHTPLAQAQGLVTSELEKFQDRLSRCTMHCNDKAKDLFDSGDKEPAVRALMESCVGSCVDDHVNLIPSMTRRLKDNLDSIPQ; this is translated from the exons ATGGCAGAGGCGCATCAAGCTCGTGTGCAGTCAGTGATAGAGGATATGGTTCAAAAATTGGAAAGAGACCATATTAGAAAAATGCAA GGTCGCATGTTCAAATGCAGTGCAGAATGTTGTGAGCACTCCACGGACTCGATGTCACAGGTGCATCACTGTATTGACCGCTGTCACACGCCTCTGGCCCAAGCTCAAGGACTGGTCACCTCCGAGCTAGAGAAATTTCAA GATCGACTAAGCAGGTGCACTATGCATTGCAACGACAAAGCCAAGGACCTGTTTGACTCAGGGGACAAGGAGCCAGCGGTACGAGCACTGATGGAAAGTTGTGTAGGCAGCTGTGTGGATGACCATGTCAACTTAATTCCTAGCATGACACGCAGACTCAAAGACAACCTGGACTCTATACCTCAGTGA
- the pcyox1 gene encoding prenylcysteine oxidase 1 isoform X2, producing MTLKTLSVRALLFLGLCQTGRRSLASAPELKEPPKRIAVVGAGIGGTAAVYFLREEFGAGVKIDVFEPGTIGGRLATEKIGDNEYETGGSVIHPLNLHMKHFIEKLGISQRKDVPSKMAIFDGKELTFEESDWFIVNFLRLLWRYGFNFLRMHMWVESVLDKFMSVEKLLHAMGGDGFLVLANQTLEEAMLGEGFSQSFLNDIVAPVTRVNYGQSVRINGFVGAVSLAGADPGLWAVDGGNKRVCTGLLYHSKAELIPARVTAISIKVRHSKSGSTGSFYEVNYVGESAAGHSLYDIVIIATPLHQEKSDITFAGFSPPIPSHYPGRYHQTVSTLVHGLLNVSFLGTTEQPSQFRVSDILTTDTKGSIIKSLSSIDPVHIPPSYTRPPASHNKVWKVFSHQPLSQEQLHSMFLSWDSVSETRWLAYPSYRPPHRRTPPFILHDRLYYLNAVEWAASAMEMSAISARNLALLAHHRWYNQMSKIDQEDLHTRLRGEL from the exons ATGACTTTGAAAACCTTGTCAGTCAGGGCTCTTCTCTTCTTGGGTCTGTGTCAGACTGGAAGGAGAAGTTTAGCCTCAGCTCCTGAGCTAAAAGAACCACCCAAGAGGATAG CTGTGGTAGGAGCAGGCATTGGTGGAACAGCAGCCGTGTACTTCCTGAGGGAGGAGTTTGGAGCCGGGGTGAAGATTGATGTGTTTGAACCGGGGACCATAGGTGGGAGACTGGCCACCGAGAAGATTGGGGACAATGAGTATGAGACAGGGGGCTCAGTCATTCACCCCCTTAATCTTCATATGAAGCATTTTATTGAGAAACTAG gGATTTCTCAGAGAAAGGATGTTCCCTCCAAGATGGCCATCTTTGATGGGAAGGAGCTTACCTTTGAAGAGAGTGACTGGTTCATTGTGAATTTCCTCCGTCTGCTCTGGCGATATGGTTTTAACTTCCTCCGCATGCACATGTGggtggagagtgttcttgacaAGTTCATGAG TGTGGAAAAGCTCCTTCATGCCATGGGTGGTGATGGCTTCCTCGTACTAGCCAATCAGACGCTTGAGGAGGCCATGCTGGGGGAGGGCTTTTCTCAGAGCTTCCTTAATGACATTGTAGCACCAGTTACTCGCGTAAACTATGGCCAGAGTGTCCGGATCAATGGTTTTGTGG GGGCTGTCTCTCTAGCCGGGGCTGATCCAGGCCTGTGGGCAGTAGATGGAGGCAACAAAAGAGTGTGTACAGGCCTCCTTTACCACAGCAAGGCCGAGCTCATTCCTGCTAGAGTGACGGCCATCTCTATCAAGGTGCGGCACTCCAAGTCAG GCTCAACAGGCAGTTTTTACGAGGTAAACTACGTTGGAGAGTCTGCCGCCGGCCACTCTCTCTATGACATTGTGATCATAGCCACGCCTCTTCATCAGGAAAAGTCTGACATCACCTTTGCAGgtttctctcctcccatcccttctCATTACCCAGGGCGCTACCACCAGACTGTCTCTACCCTGGTCCATGGCCTTTTGAATGTGTCCTTCCTGGGTACCACTGAGCAGCCCTCCCAGTTTAGGGTGTCAGATATTTTGACCACAGACACCAAGGGCTCCATCATCAAGAGCTTGAGCTCCATCGACCCTGTACACATCCCGCCAAGCTACACCCGCCCCCCGGCAAGCCACAACAAGGTGTGGAAGGTTTTCTCTCATCAGCCTCTTTCTCAGGAGCAGCTTCATAGTATGTTCCTTTCCTGGGACTCTGTCTCTGAGACCAGGTGGCTCGCTTACCCTTCCTATCGCCCGCCCCACCGCCGGACCCCGCCCTTTATCCTCCACGATCGCCTATATTACCTGAATGCTGTAGAGTGGGCGGCTAGTGCCATGGAGATGAGTGCCATCTCAGCTAGGAACCTGGCACTGCTGGCACACCACCGCTGGTACAACCAGATGAGCAAGATTGACcaggaggacctgcacaccCGCCTGAGAGGGGAATTGTAG
- the pcyox1 gene encoding prenylcysteine oxidase 1 isoform X1: MTLKTLSVRALLFLGLCQTGRRSLASAPELKEPPKRIAVVGAGIGGTAAVYFLREEFGAGVKIDVFEPGTIGGRLATEKIGDNEYETGGSVIHPLNLHMKHFIEKLGISQRKDVPSKMAIFDGKELTFEESDWFIVNFLRLLWRYGFNFLRMHMWVESVLDKFMRIYQYQQFGYSFSSVEKLLHAMGGDGFLVLANQTLEEAMLGEGFSQSFLNDIVAPVTRVNYGQSVRINGFVGAVSLAGADPGLWAVDGGNKRVCTGLLYHSKAELIPARVTAISIKVRHSKSGSTGSFYEVNYVGESAAGHSLYDIVIIATPLHQEKSDITFAGFSPPIPSHYPGRYHQTVSTLVHGLLNVSFLGTTEQPSQFRVSDILTTDTKGSIIKSLSSIDPVHIPPSYTRPPASHNKVWKVFSHQPLSQEQLHSMFLSWDSVSETRWLAYPSYRPPHRRTPPFILHDRLYYLNAVEWAASAMEMSAISARNLALLAHHRWYNQMSKIDQEDLHTRLRGEL, from the exons ATGACTTTGAAAACCTTGTCAGTCAGGGCTCTTCTCTTCTTGGGTCTGTGTCAGACTGGAAGGAGAAGTTTAGCCTCAGCTCCTGAGCTAAAAGAACCACCCAAGAGGATAG CTGTGGTAGGAGCAGGCATTGGTGGAACAGCAGCCGTGTACTTCCTGAGGGAGGAGTTTGGAGCCGGGGTGAAGATTGATGTGTTTGAACCGGGGACCATAGGTGGGAGACTGGCCACCGAGAAGATTGGGGACAATGAGTATGAGACAGGGGGCTCAGTCATTCACCCCCTTAATCTTCATATGAAGCATTTTATTGAGAAACTAG gGATTTCTCAGAGAAAGGATGTTCCCTCCAAGATGGCCATCTTTGATGGGAAGGAGCTTACCTTTGAAGAGAGTGACTGGTTCATTGTGAATTTCCTCCGTCTGCTCTGGCGATATGGTTTTAACTTCCTCCGCATGCACATGTGggtggagagtgttcttgacaAGTTCATGAG GATTTATCAGTACCAGCAGTTTGGGTACTCTTTCTCCAGTGTGGAAAAGCTCCTTCATGCCATGGGTGGTGATGGCTTCCTCGTACTAGCCAATCAGACGCTTGAGGAGGCCATGCTGGGGGAGGGCTTTTCTCAGAGCTTCCTTAATGACATTGTAGCACCAGTTACTCGCGTAAACTATGGCCAGAGTGTCCGGATCAATGGTTTTGTGG GGGCTGTCTCTCTAGCCGGGGCTGATCCAGGCCTGTGGGCAGTAGATGGAGGCAACAAAAGAGTGTGTACAGGCCTCCTTTACCACAGCAAGGCCGAGCTCATTCCTGCTAGAGTGACGGCCATCTCTATCAAGGTGCGGCACTCCAAGTCAG GCTCAACAGGCAGTTTTTACGAGGTAAACTACGTTGGAGAGTCTGCCGCCGGCCACTCTCTCTATGACATTGTGATCATAGCCACGCCTCTTCATCAGGAAAAGTCTGACATCACCTTTGCAGgtttctctcctcccatcccttctCATTACCCAGGGCGCTACCACCAGACTGTCTCTACCCTGGTCCATGGCCTTTTGAATGTGTCCTTCCTGGGTACCACTGAGCAGCCCTCCCAGTTTAGGGTGTCAGATATTTTGACCACAGACACCAAGGGCTCCATCATCAAGAGCTTGAGCTCCATCGACCCTGTACACATCCCGCCAAGCTACACCCGCCCCCCGGCAAGCCACAACAAGGTGTGGAAGGTTTTCTCTCATCAGCCTCTTTCTCAGGAGCAGCTTCATAGTATGTTCCTTTCCTGGGACTCTGTCTCTGAGACCAGGTGGCTCGCTTACCCTTCCTATCGCCCGCCCCACCGCCGGACCCCGCCCTTTATCCTCCACGATCGCCTATATTACCTGAATGCTGTAGAGTGGGCGGCTAGTGCCATGGAGATGAGTGCCATCTCAGCTAGGAACCTGGCACTGCTGGCACACCACCGCTGGTACAACCAGATGAGCAAGATTGACcaggaggacctgcacaccCGCCTGAGAGGGGAATTGTAG